Genomic DNA from Corallococcus silvisoli:
CTCCTGGTGGAGGGTGGCAAGAACCGCACCTCCGGCCTGGAAGTGAAGGGCGGCGTCGGGATGGAGGACGGCCTGAAGATCTTCGGCCGCGCCCTCACCACGTACATGACGCCGAAGACGACGTTCGCCCAGGCCCGCGAGGCCACCATCAAGTCCGCCACGGACCTGTTCGGCGCGGACTCCAACCAGGTGCAGAAGGTGAAGGACGCCTGGACCGCGGTGGGCGTGAACTAGTCGCCGTCTGACGCTTCTTGAAACATCCGAGGCGGGCCCGGTGGTGACACCGGGCCCGCCTCTTTCTTTTCCAGACGCCCGGCGCCTCAGGCGAAGAAGCGCGTCAGCACCGCCACCATGCGGGCCACGTCGGAGGCGGCGGCCAGCTCGCGGATGGAGTGCATGGACAGCATGGGGTTGCCCACGTCCACCGTGCGGATGCCCAGCTGCCCCGCGGTGATGGGGCCAATGGTGCTGCCGCAGCCCAGGTCCGTGCGGGTGACGAAGTGCTGGGGCGTGACGCCCGCCTCCTTGCACAGCGCGGCGAAGTGCGCCCACGACTCGCCGTCCGTCGCGTAGGACTGGTTGACGTTGGTCTTGATGACCGGGCCCCCGCCCAGCTGCGGCTGGTGCTTCGGCTCGTGCATGGACGCGTAGTTGGGGTGCACCGCGTGCGCCATGTCCGCGCTCACCAGGAACGAGCGGCGGATGGCGCGGTGGAACGCGTCCGCGCGGCCATCCGAGTGCCCCTGGACGATGCGCTCCAGCAGGTCCTTCAAGAACGGCGACGCGGCGCCCTGCGCGCTGCGGCTGCCGCACTCCTCGTGGTCATAGAGCACCACGCCGCACGTGGCCTCGCGCGGGCCGGGCTCGGACACGAGCGCGGTGAGGCTGGTGTGGCAGCTGGCCAGGTTGTCCAGGCGGGGGGCGTGGAGGAACTCGCCGTGCAGGCCGGAGCGGGTGGACGGCTGCAGGTCGTAGAGGCAGAGGTCATAGCCCAGCAGGTCGTCCGCGCTGGCCTTCACGCCCGCGCGGCCCAGCTCCTCCACCAGCAGCGCCCGCAGCTCCGCGGGGCCCGCGCTCTCCAGGCCCAACACCGGCACCATGTGCTCCTGCGGGTTGAGCTTCAGCCCCTCCGTGTTGACGGCGCGGTTGAGGTGGATGGCCAGGTTGGGCACGCGCAAGAGCGGCCGGCGGAAGTCCACCAGGTGGTGCCGGGGACGGCCGTTGTCCAGCACCACCACGCGGCCCGCGAGGGACAGGTCGCGGTCCGTCCAGGTGTGCAGGAGCACCCCGCCGTAGATCTCCACGCCCAGCTGCTGGTAGCCGTGGCGGTTGACGGGCGCGTTCGGCTTGAGGCGCAGGTTGGGCGAGTCCGTGTGCGAGCCCACCAGCCGGAAGCCGGTGGCGTCCACGGGCTTCGTGCCCAGGTGGAAGGCGGCGATGCTCGTGTCGCCGCGCACCACGAAGACCTTCTCGCCGGGCTCGAGGGCCCAGGGCTCGCGCTCGTCG
This window encodes:
- a CDS encoding M18 family aminopeptidase, yielding MSPTDIDTQANDLLQYIDASPTPYHAVRETARRLTAAGYRELDEREPWALEPGEKVFVVRGDTSIAAFHLGTKPVDATGFRLVGSHTDSPNLRLKPNAPVNRHGYQQLGVEIYGGVLLHTWTDRDLSLAGRVVVLDNGRPRHHLVDFRRPLLRVPNLAIHLNRAVNTEGLKLNPQEHMVPVLGLESAGPAELRALLVEELGRAGVKASADDLLGYDLCLYDLQPSTRSGLHGEFLHAPRLDNLASCHTSLTALVSEPGPREATCGVVLYDHEECGSRSAQGAASPFLKDLLERIVQGHSDGRADAFHRAIRRSFLVSADMAHAVHPNYASMHEPKHQPQLGGGPVIKTNVNQSYATDGESWAHFAALCKEAGVTPQHFVTRTDLGCGSTIGPITAGQLGIRTVDVGNPMLSMHSIRELAAASDVARMVAVLTRFFA